One Methylobacterium oryzae DNA window includes the following coding sequences:
- a CDS encoding ABC transporter ATP-binding protein — translation MMPIISISKLSKTYTSGFTALRDIDLAIERGEIFALLGPNGAGKSTLINIVCGIVTASAGTVLVDGHDIAADYRAARRAIGLVPQELTTDAFETVLNTVSFSRGLFGLRPDPGHIERILRALSLWDKRDSRLMTLSGGMKRRVLIAKALSHEPRVLFLDEPTAGVDVELRQDMWRLVRDLRQQGVTVILTTHYIEEAEEMADRIGVIRRGEIILVEEKAALMRKLGRKQLTLHLQQPIAAVPPELADYGLALGGEGTELVYTYDTRAERTGITGLLTGLAAAGIRFNDLHTEQSSLEDIFVGLVREERAQA, via the coding sequence CTGATGCCGATTATCTCCATCTCGAAGCTGTCGAAGACCTACACGTCCGGCTTCACAGCCCTGCGTGACATCGACCTCGCCATCGAGCGCGGTGAGATCTTCGCGCTGCTCGGTCCGAACGGAGCGGGCAAATCCACGCTCATCAACATCGTCTGCGGGATCGTCACCGCGAGTGCGGGGACCGTCCTGGTCGACGGCCACGATATCGCGGCGGATTACCGCGCCGCGCGCCGGGCCATCGGGCTCGTCCCGCAGGAACTCACCACCGACGCCTTCGAGACGGTGCTGAACACCGTGAGCTTCTCCCGCGGCCTGTTCGGGCTGCGGCCGGATCCCGGGCATATCGAGCGGATCCTCCGGGCGCTGTCCCTCTGGGACAAGCGCGACAGCCGGCTGATGACCCTGTCGGGCGGCATGAAGCGGCGGGTGCTTATCGCCAAGGCGCTGTCGCACGAGCCCCGGGTGCTGTTCCTCGACGAGCCCACGGCGGGCGTCGACGTGGAGCTGCGCCAGGACATGTGGCGCCTCGTGCGCGACCTGCGCCAGCAGGGTGTCACCGTCATCCTCACCACCCACTATATCGAGGAGGCCGAGGAGATGGCCGACCGCATCGGCGTGATCCGCCGGGGCGAGATCATCCTCGTGGAGGAGAAGGCCGCGCTGATGCGCAAGCTCGGGCGCAAGCAGCTGACGCTCCACCTCCAGCAGCCGATCGCCGCCGTACCGCCGGAACTCGCCGATTACGGCCTGGCGCTCGGCGGGGAGGGGACCGAGCTGGTCTACACCTACGACACCCGCGCCGAGCGCACCGGCATCACCGGGCTCCTGACCGGCCTCGCGGCGGCGGGCATCCGCTTCAACGACCTCCACACCGAGCAGAGCTCGCTGGAGGACATCTTCGTCGGCCTCGTGCGCGAGGAGAGGGCACAGGCATGA
- a CDS encoding SUF system Fe-S cluster assembly protein, translating to MSTDATITGGKNAPDVAGDSTIPQAELDRLTDDIVAALKTVYDPEIPADIYELGLIYKVDIGDDRVVAIDMTLTAPGCPVAGEMPGWVENAVSAVPGVQSCAVTMVFDPPWDQSRMSDEARVALDMW from the coding sequence ATGAGCACCGACGCCACCATCACGGGCGGCAAGAACGCCCCCGACGTCGCCGGCGACTCGACGATCCCGCAGGCGGAACTGGACCGCCTGACCGACGACATCGTCGCGGCGCTGAAGACGGTCTACGATCCCGAGATCCCGGCCGACATCTACGAGCTCGGGCTGATCTACAAGGTCGATATCGGCGACGATCGCGTCGTCGCGATCGACATGACCCTCACGGCGCCCGGCTGCCCGGTCGCGGGCGAGATGCCCGGCTGGGTTGAGAACGCGGTGTCCGCCGTGCCGGGGGTCCAGTCCTGCGCGGTGACCATGGTCTTCGACCCGCCGTGGGACCAGAGCCGCATGTCCGACGAGGCCCGCGTCGCCCTCGACATGTGGTAG
- a CDS encoding cysteine desulfurase, whose amino-acid sequence MNAPVLTPAYDVEAIRKDFPILSQQVYGKPLVYLDNAASAQKPRQVIDAMVSCMETGYANVHRGLHYMANAATEGFEGARETTRQFLNAASTDEIIFTRNATEAYNLVASSMGWAGLIGEGDEIILSIMEHHSNIVPWHFLRERRGAVIKWAPVDDQGNFLIEEYEKLFSPRTKMVAITHMSNVLGTVTPAAEIVRIAHAHGVPVLLDGAQSAVHQPVDVRAVDCDFFVFTGHKVYGPTGIGVLYGKKEWLERLPPYQGGGEMIRTVSEDAITYNDPPHRFEAGTPAIIEAVGLGAALEYMMNLGRDAIAAHEAKLTAYAQERLGAMNSLRLIGTAPGKGGVIAFEMKGAHAHDIATVIDRQGVAVRAGTHCAMPLLNRFGVTSTCRASFGLYNTTAEIDALAEALGRAEMLFT is encoded by the coding sequence ATGAACGCACCCGTCCTCACCCCCGCCTACGACGTCGAGGCGATCCGGAAGGATTTCCCGATCCTGTCGCAGCAGGTCTACGGCAAGCCGCTCGTCTACCTCGACAACGCCGCCTCGGCGCAGAAGCCCCGGCAGGTGATCGACGCGATGGTCTCCTGCATGGAGACCGGCTACGCCAACGTCCATCGCGGCCTGCACTACATGGCGAACGCCGCCACCGAGGGCTTCGAGGGCGCGCGCGAGACCACGCGCCAGTTCCTCAACGCCGCCTCGACGGACGAGATCATCTTCACCCGCAACGCCACCGAGGCCTACAACCTCGTGGCCTCGTCGATGGGCTGGGCCGGCCTGATCGGGGAGGGGGACGAGATCATCCTCTCGATCATGGAGCACCACTCCAACATCGTGCCCTGGCACTTCCTGCGCGAGCGCCGGGGCGCCGTGATCAAGTGGGCCCCGGTCGACGACCAGGGCAATTTCCTTATCGAGGAGTACGAGAAGCTGTTCTCGCCGCGCACCAAGATGGTGGCGATCACCCACATGTCGAACGTGCTCGGCACGGTGACGCCGGCCGCCGAGATCGTGCGCATCGCCCACGCCCACGGCGTGCCGGTCCTGCTCGACGGGGCCCAGAGCGCGGTGCACCAGCCGGTCGACGTGCGGGCGGTCGATTGCGACTTCTTCGTCTTCACCGGCCACAAGGTCTACGGCCCGACCGGAATCGGCGTGCTCTACGGCAAGAAGGAATGGCTGGAGCGCCTGCCGCCCTACCAGGGCGGCGGCGAGATGATCCGGACGGTCAGCGAGGACGCGATCACCTACAACGATCCGCCCCACCGGTTCGAGGCCGGCACCCCGGCAATCATCGAGGCGGTCGGTCTCGGCGCCGCGCTCGAGTACATGATGAATCTCGGGCGCGACGCGATCGCCGCCCACGAGGCGAAGCTCACGGCCTACGCGCAGGAGCGCCTCGGCGCGATGAATTCCCTGCGCCTCATCGGCACCGCACCGGGCAAGGGCGGCGTGATCGCCTTCGAGATGAAGGGTGCGCACGCCCACGACATCGCCACGGTGATCGACCGGCAGGGCGTGGCGGTGCGGGCCGGGACCCACTGCGCGATGCCGCTGCTCAACCGCTTCGGCGTCACCTCGACCTGCCGCGCCTCGTTCGGGCTTTACAACACGACCGCCGAGATCGATGCCCTTGCCGAGGCGCTCGGCAGAGCAGAAATGCTGTTCACCTGA
- a CDS encoding SufB/SufD family protein, translated as MADVTNLRSPAEAGLSKLFESARQSFASEKAIAREEAFRFFEATGLPSRRVEAFKYTDLRAAITEAAPPAEAPSLDVAQAAVAGAKGFAGIEAARLTFVNGHLVRELSDLDRIPEGVTVVPMSEALTEAHVDLKQLAPVAQARENPVYQLNTAFLADGALIKVSPGAKPARPLHLRFVGAGNTPFSTATRVLVQIGEGAEFGLLESHEGPDGLTCQPNDALDVVVGPKAAFRHTRLNKQGDAAIALSTLSLKVEAEGQVETVNLVTGAVLSRHQIFVHVAGDDTNVVVNGAAMLRKGQLADSTLLADHAAVGGVGREQFKWIIDGDATGVFQGKIIVRQAAQQTDGKMKSDCLLLTDEGQMMNKPELEIFADDVACGHGATCGAPDEDLLFYLMARGLPRATAESLLVQAFVGEAVEAVTHEGARTALIGEIEAWLKARG; from the coding sequence ATGGCCGACGTCACGAACCTCCGCTCCCCCGCCGAGGCCGGCCTGTCGAAGCTGTTCGAGTCGGCCCGCCAGAGCTTCGCCAGCGAGAAGGCGATCGCCCGCGAGGAGGCGTTCCGCTTCTTCGAGGCGACCGGCCTGCCGAGCCGGCGGGTCGAGGCCTTCAAGTACACGGACCTGCGCGCCGCCATCACGGAGGCCGCGCCCCCGGCCGAGGCGCCGAGCCTCGACGTCGCCCAGGCGGCCGTCGCCGGGGCGAAGGGCTTCGCCGGCATCGAGGCCGCGCGCCTGACCTTCGTGAACGGCCATCTCGTCCGCGAGCTGTCGGATCTCGACCGGATCCCCGAGGGGGTCACGGTCGTCCCGATGTCCGAGGCGCTGACCGAGGCGCATGTCGACCTGAAGCAGCTCGCCCCGGTGGCGCAGGCCCGGGAGAACCCGGTCTACCAGCTCAACACCGCCTTCCTGGCGGACGGCGCGCTGATCAAGGTCTCGCCCGGGGCGAAGCCGGCGCGGCCGCTGCACCTGCGCTTCGTGGGCGCCGGGAACACGCCGTTCTCGACGGCGACCCGCGTGCTCGTCCAGATCGGCGAGGGCGCGGAGTTCGGTCTCCTGGAGAGCCACGAGGGCCCGGACGGGCTCACCTGCCAGCCGAACGACGCCCTCGACGTGGTGGTCGGCCCCAAGGCCGCCTTCCGGCACACCCGCCTGAACAAGCAGGGCGACGCCGCCATCGCGCTCTCGACCCTGTCGCTCAAGGTCGAGGCCGAGGGTCAGGTCGAGACCGTGAACCTCGTGACCGGAGCGGTCCTGTCGCGCCACCAGATCTTCGTCCACGTCGCGGGCGACGACACCAACGTCGTGGTCAACGGCGCCGCCATGCTGCGCAAGGGCCAGCTCGCCGACTCGACGCTGCTCGCCGACCATGCCGCGGTCGGCGGCGTCGGCCGCGAGCAGTTCAAGTGGATCATCGACGGCGACGCCACCGGCGTGTTCCAGGGCAAGATCATCGTCCGTCAGGCCGCCCAGCAGACCGACGGCAAGATGAAGTCCGACTGCCTCCTCCTCACCGACGAGGGGCAGATGATGAACAAGCCGGAGCTGGAGATCTTCGCCGACGACGTGGCCTGCGGCCACGGGGCCACCTGCGGCGCCCCGGACGAGGATCTGCTGTTCTACCTGATGGCCCGCGGCCTTCCGCGCGCGACCGCCGAGAGCCTGCTCGTGCAGGCCTTCGTGGGCGAGGCCGTGGAGGCGGTCACGCACGAGGGCGCCCGCACGGCGCTGATCGGCGAGATCGAGGCCTGGCTGAAGGCGCGCGGCTGA
- the sufC gene encoding Fe-S cluster assembly ATPase SufC yields the protein MLEIKNLVVQIEDNRILNGLNLTVNDGEVAAIMGPNGSGKSTLSYVIAGKEDYEVLDGEILLDGQNVLEMAADERAAAGIFLAFQYPLEIPGVGTMTFLKACLNAQRKARGEAELSTPDFIRAVNGAADKLEINKEMLKRALNVGFSGGEKKRMEILQMALLQPKFCVLDETDSGLDIDALRIVSEGVNALRDQGRSFLVITHYQRLLNHIVPDTVHVMSKGQIVKTGGKELALELEASGYAEYRTGEAA from the coding sequence ATGCTGGAAATCAAGAACCTCGTCGTGCAGATCGAGGACAACCGCATCCTGAACGGCCTCAACCTGACCGTGAACGACGGCGAGGTCGCGGCGATCATGGGCCCGAACGGCTCGGGCAAGTCGACCCTCTCCTACGTCATCGCCGGCAAGGAGGATTACGAGGTTCTCGACGGCGAGATCCTGCTCGACGGGCAGAACGTTCTGGAGATGGCCGCCGACGAGCGCGCCGCGGCCGGCATCTTCCTGGCCTTCCAGTACCCGCTGGAGATCCCCGGCGTCGGCACCATGACCTTCCTCAAGGCCTGCCTGAACGCGCAGCGCAAGGCGCGCGGCGAGGCCGAGCTGTCGACCCCCGACTTCATCCGGGCGGTGAACGGCGCGGCCGACAAGCTCGAGATCAACAAGGAGATGCTCAAGCGCGCCCTCAACGTCGGCTTCTCCGGCGGCGAGAAGAAGCGCATGGAGATCCTCCAGATGGCGCTGCTGCAGCCGAAGTTCTGCGTGCTCGATGAGACCGATTCCGGCCTCGACATCGACGCCCTGCGGATCGTCTCCGAGGGCGTGAACGCGCTCCGCGACCAGGGCCGCTCGTTCCTGGTGATCACCCACTACCAGCGCCTGCTCAACCACATCGTGCCCGACACCGTGCACGTCATGTCGAAGGGTCAGATCGTGAAGACCGGCGGCAAGGAGCTCGCCCTCGAGCTCGAGGCCTCCGGCTACGCCGAGTACCGCACCGGGGAGGCGGCCTGA
- the sufB gene encoding Fe-S cluster assembly protein SufB has translation MPAVQETIDRVRSIDLDQYKYGFETTIEMEKSEKGISEDVVRFISAKKNEPAWLLEWRLDAYRRWLTMKEPEWARVSYDKVDYNDIYYYAAPKRQGPESLDEIDPEILKTYEKLGIPLREVEVLEGIAPERRVAVDAVFDSVSVATTFKKELEKAGVIFMPISEAVREHPELVQKYLGSVVPVTDNFFATLNSAVFSDGSFVYIPPGVRCPMELSTYFRINERDTGQFERTLIIADKGSYVSYLEGCTAPKRDDNQLHAAVVELVALDDAEIKYSTVQNWYPGDNEGKGGIYNFVTKRGDCRGARSKISWTQVETGSAITWKYPSCILRGDDSRGEFYSIAVSNGMQQVDSGTKMIHLGKNTTSRIISKGISAGRSQNTYRGLVSAHRKAKGARNFTNCDSLLIGDQCGAHTVPYIESKNASAVFEHEATTSKISEEQKFYCQQRGLSEEEATALIVNGFVRDVLQQLPMEFAVEAQKLISISLEGSVG, from the coding sequence ATGCCTGCTGTGCAGGAAACCATTGATCGGGTCCGCTCGATCGACCTCGACCAGTACAAGTACGGGTTCGAGACCACGATCGAGATGGAGAAGTCCGAGAAGGGCATCTCCGAGGACGTCGTCCGCTTCATCTCGGCCAAGAAGAACGAGCCCGCGTGGCTGCTGGAGTGGCGCCTCGACGCCTACCGGCGCTGGCTGACCATGAAGGAGCCGGAGTGGGCCCGCGTCTCCTACGACAAGGTCGACTATAACGACATCTACTACTACGCCGCCCCGAAGCGGCAGGGCCCGGAATCGCTCGATGAGATCGATCCCGAGATCCTGAAGACCTACGAGAAGCTCGGCATCCCGCTGCGCGAGGTCGAGGTGCTGGAAGGCATCGCGCCGGAGCGCCGCGTCGCGGTCGACGCCGTGTTCGACTCGGTCTCGGTCGCCACCACCTTCAAGAAGGAGCTGGAGAAGGCCGGCGTGATCTTCATGCCGATCTCCGAGGCGGTGCGCGAGCATCCCGAGCTCGTGCAGAAGTACCTCGGCTCGGTCGTGCCGGTGACCGACAACTTCTTCGCGACGCTGAACTCGGCCGTCTTCTCCGACGGGTCGTTCGTCTACATCCCGCCGGGCGTGCGCTGCCCGATGGAGCTGTCGACCTACTTCCGCATCAACGAGCGCGACACCGGCCAGTTCGAGCGCACGCTGATCATCGCCGACAAGGGCTCCTACGTCTCGTATCTCGAGGGCTGCACCGCCCCGAAGCGCGACGACAACCAGCTCCACGCCGCGGTGGTCGAGCTCGTCGCCCTGGATGATGCCGAGATCAAGTACTCGACCGTTCAGAACTGGTACCCGGGCGACAACGAGGGCAAGGGCGGCATCTACAACTTCGTGACGAAGCGCGGCGACTGCCGCGGCGCCCGCTCGAAGATCTCGTGGACCCAGGTCGAGACCGGCTCGGCGATCACCTGGAAGTACCCGTCCTGCATCCTGCGCGGCGACGATTCCCGCGGCGAGTTCTACTCGATCGCGGTGTCGAACGGCATGCAGCAGGTCGATTCCGGCACCAAGATGATCCATCTCGGCAAGAACACGACGAGCCGGATCATCTCGAAGGGCATCTCGGCCGGCCGGTCGCAGAACACCTACCGGGGCCTCGTCTCGGCGCACCGGAAGGCCAAGGGCGCGCGCAACTTCACGAACTGCGACTCCCTGCTGATCGGCGATCAGTGCGGCGCGCACACCGTGCCCTACATCGAGTCGAAGAACGCCTCGGCCGTCTTCGAGCACGAGGCGACGACCTCGAAGATCTCCGAGGAGCAGAAGTTCTACTGCCAGCAGCGCGGCCTCTCCGAGGAGGAGGCGACCGCGCTCATCGTCAACGGCTTCGTGCGGGACGTGCTGCAGCAGCTGCCGATGGAGTTCGCCGTCGAGGCCCAAAAGCTGATCTCGATCAGCCTGGAAGGCTCGGTGGGCTGA
- a CDS encoding cysteine desulfurase family protein — MSRARAYLDYNATAPVRPDVAEAVARALTLPGNPSSIHAEGRAARAALEAARTQVAALVNAQPEQVVFTSGGTEAANAVLSGALRRGGAAAPRRLLHSATEHPCVAAGHRFPDAAVEEVPVTAEGVVDLAALEARLGALADETLLLSVHAANNETGAVQPLAEIVGLARAHGRTLVHSDAVQAVGKIPLDMAALGLDALTLSGHKFAAPKGVGALVLAEGVSLESAFLRGGGQERRLRCGTECLPAIVGMGEAARIARAALDAEAARLSALRDRVEAGVRTMAPDAVVFAAGAPRLPNTLSFSVPGLDAPSALIALDLAGVAVSSGSACSSGKVARSATLAAMGVGSDLAGGALRVSLGWNTVDEEVACFLDAFERVLETLYRRRGQAA, encoded by the coding sequence ATGAGCCGGGCACGCGCCTATCTCGACTACAACGCCACCGCGCCGGTCCGCCCGGACGTCGCGGAGGCGGTCGCGCGCGCGCTCACGCTCCCCGGGAACCCGTCCTCGATCCACGCGGAGGGGCGGGCGGCCCGGGCCGCCCTCGAAGCGGCCCGCACCCAGGTGGCGGCGCTCGTGAACGCCCAGCCCGAGCAGGTCGTCTTCACCAGCGGCGGAACCGAGGCGGCAAACGCGGTCCTGTCGGGCGCCCTCCGTCGCGGCGGCGCGGCGGCCCCGAGGCGGCTGCTCCACTCCGCCACGGAGCATCCCTGCGTCGCGGCCGGTCACCGGTTCCCGGACGCGGCCGTCGAGGAAGTCCCGGTCACCGCCGAGGGCGTGGTCGATCTCGCCGCCCTGGAGGCGCGCCTGGGTGCTCTCGCCGACGAGACCCTGCTCCTCTCGGTCCACGCCGCCAACAACGAGACCGGCGCGGTGCAGCCGCTGGCCGAGATCGTCGGCCTGGCGCGGGCGCACGGCCGGACCCTGGTTCACAGCGACGCCGTGCAGGCCGTCGGCAAGATCCCCCTCGACATGGCGGCGCTCGGCCTCGACGCGCTGACCCTCTCGGGCCACAAGTTCGCGGCGCCCAAGGGGGTCGGCGCGCTGGTCCTGGCCGAGGGCGTCAGCCTGGAGAGCGCCTTCCTGCGCGGGGGCGGCCAGGAGCGGCGGCTGCGCTGCGGCACCGAGTGCCTGCCGGCCATCGTCGGCATGGGTGAGGCTGCCCGGATCGCCCGCGCGGCGCTCGACGCGGAGGCCGCGCGCCTCTCCGCGCTCCGGGACCGGGTCGAGGCCGGCGTGCGCACCATGGCGCCGGACGCGGTGGTGTTCGCCGCCGGGGCGCCGCGCCTGCCCAACACCCTGAGTTTCTCGGTCCCGGGGCTCGACGCGCCCTCGGCCCTGATCGCCCTCGACCTCGCCGGCGTGGCGGTGTCGTCGGGCTCGGCCTGCTCGTCGGGCAAGGTCGCGCGCTCGGCGACGCTCGCCGCGATGGGCGTCGGTTCCGACCTCGCCGGGGGGGCGCTGCGCGTCAGCCTCGGCTGGAACACGGTGGACGAGGAGGTGGCATGCTTCCTCGACGCCTTCGAACGGGTCTTGGAGACCCTATATAGACGGCGAGGCCAGGCGGCCTGA
- a CDS encoding alpha/beta hydrolase, producing MPEVIFTGPAGRLEGRYQAPKKRGAPIAIILHPHPQFGGTMNNQIVYNLFYTFANRGFAALRFNFRGVGRSQGSFDHGSGELSDAAAALDWVQSVNPEAKSCWIAGVSFGSWIGMQLLMRRPEIEGFISIAAMANRYDFTFLAPCPSSGLFVHGSEDRVAPAREVMPVIEKVKTQKGVIIEHQMVEGANHFFDGKVEELTQTVDTYLDKRLGKREEAA from the coding sequence ATGCCCGAAGTGATCTTCACCGGCCCGGCCGGCCGCCTGGAAGGCCGTTACCAAGCCCCCAAGAAGCGCGGCGCGCCGATCGCCATCATCCTGCACCCGCACCCCCAGTTCGGGGGCACGATGAACAATCAGATCGTGTACAACCTGTTTTACACGTTCGCCAATCGCGGTTTCGCGGCCCTGCGCTTCAATTTCCGCGGAGTCGGGCGCAGCCAGGGCTCGTTCGACCACGGCTCGGGCGAGCTGTCGGACGCCGCGGCCGCCCTCGACTGGGTGCAGTCGGTCAACCCGGAGGCGAAGTCCTGCTGGATCGCGGGCGTGTCCTTCGGCTCGTGGATCGGGATGCAGCTCCTGATGCGCCGCCCCGAGATCGAAGGCTTCATCTCCATCGCCGCCATGGCGAACCGCTACGACTTCACCTTCCTGGCCCCCTGCCCCTCCTCCGGCCTGTTCGTGCACGGCTCCGAGGATCGCGTGGCGCCCGCCCGCGAGGTCATGCCGGTGATCGAGAAGGTGAAGACCCAGAAGGGCGTCATCATCGAGCACCAGATGGTCGAGGGGGCCAACCATTTCTTCGACGGCAAGGTCGAGGAACTGACCCAGACGGTCGACACCTACCTCGACAAGCGCCTCGGCAAGCGCGAGGAGGCGGCCTGA
- a CDS encoding response regulator — MSDSPSDHPVVLLVEDDGLLLMEASDTLADAGFTVVEATHADKALKVLENRDDVGVLMTDVDMPQGSMDGFALARLVAHRWPSIPVLVVSGMGTPGPNDMPEGARFIPKPYEPTTLVRTLQAFIRRAA; from the coding sequence ATGTCAGATAGCCCGTCCGACCACCCCGTCGTTCTCCTCGTGGAAGATGACGGCCTCCTTCTGATGGAGGCCTCGGACACCCTCGCGGATGCGGGCTTCACCGTCGTCGAGGCGACGCATGCCGACAAGGCGCTGAAGGTTCTGGAGAACCGCGACGACGTCGGGGTCCTGATGACCGACGTCGACATGCCGCAGGGGTCGATGGACGGCTTCGCCCTGGCGCGCCTCGTCGCGCATCGCTGGCCGTCGATTCCCGTGCTGGTGGTGTCGGGCATGGGCACGCCCGGTCCCAACGACATGCCGGAGGGCGCGCGGTTCATCCCGAAGCCCTACGAGCCGACCACCCTGGTCCGGACCCTGCAGGCCTTCATCCGCCGCGCGGCTTGA
- a CDS encoding O-acetylhomoserine aminocarboxypropyltransferase/cysteine synthase family protein — protein sequence MTDQNRPHRFATRAIHAGAAPDPATGARVQPIYFTNGFVFDSTEQAADIFAGRRTGFSYSRGSNPTVAALERRIADLEGAKAGVAVSSGQSAMQLILMTLLKSGDAYVASPRLFGGSLGLMRRLDGRYDLKPRFARGMAPEDFEAAITPDCRAIFCESIVNPCASVVDLDGIAAVARRHNLPLVVDNTLASPALIRPIEHGADIVWHSTSKFLSGSGQTIGGVICDAGRFDWAKAGGYNLITEPWPDYDGLVLTEAFPATPFAAACRFFGLRDLGPGLSPMNAFLTLMGIETLPLRMERHCANARAVAAFLKDHPAVAWVSYPMLPGQTGEDLACRYTPDGPGSIFTFALKGGEPAALRFIAGLELISHLVNIGEIKSLAIHPSSTTHRQLPEHEKAAAQVGPETVRLSIGLENEADLIADLQQALDRL from the coding sequence ATGACGGACCAGAACCGACCGCACCGCTTCGCGACCCGGGCCATCCACGCCGGCGCGGCGCCCGATCCCGCAACGGGCGCCCGGGTCCAGCCGATCTACTTCACCAACGGCTTCGTCTTCGACTCGACTGAGCAGGCCGCCGACATCTTCGCGGGCCGCCGGACCGGCTTCTCCTACTCGCGCGGATCCAATCCGACCGTCGCCGCGCTGGAGCGCCGGATCGCCGACCTCGAGGGCGCGAAGGCGGGCGTGGCGGTGTCCTCCGGACAGTCGGCCATGCAGTTGATTCTCATGACGCTGCTGAAGAGCGGCGACGCCTACGTCGCGTCCCCGCGCCTGTTCGGCGGGTCGCTGGGCCTGATGCGCCGGCTCGACGGGCGCTACGACCTGAAGCCGCGCTTCGCGCGCGGTATGGCCCCGGAGGATTTCGAGGCCGCGATCACCCCGGACTGCCGGGCCATCTTCTGCGAATCGATCGTGAACCCCTGCGCTTCGGTGGTAGACCTCGACGGCATCGCCGCGGTGGCCCGCCGCCACAACCTGCCGCTCGTCGTCGACAACACCCTCGCCTCGCCGGCCCTGATCCGGCCGATCGAGCACGGCGCCGACATCGTCTGGCACTCCACCTCGAAGTTCCTGAGCGGCTCCGGCCAGACCATCGGCGGCGTGATCTGCGACGCCGGCCGCTTCGACTGGGCGAAGGCCGGCGGCTACAACCTGATCACCGAGCCCTGGCCGGACTATGACGGGCTGGTGCTCACCGAGGCCTTCCCGGCGACCCCCTTCGCGGCGGCGTGCCGGTTCTTCGGCCTGCGGGACCTCGGGCCCGGCCTGTCGCCGATGAACGCGTTCCTGACGCTCATGGGGATCGAGACCCTGCCGCTGCGTATGGAGCGGCATTGCGCCAACGCGCGGGCGGTGGCGGCCTTCCTGAAGGATCACCCGGCCGTGGCCTGGGTGAGCTACCCGATGTTGCCGGGCCAGACCGGCGAGGACCTCGCCTGCCGCTACACCCCGGACGGGCCGGGCTCGATCTTCACTTTCGCGCTGAAGGGCGGCGAGCCGGCGGCGCTGCGGTTCATCGCCGGCCTGGAGCTGATCTCCCACTTGGTGAACATCGGCGAGATCAAGTCGCTGGCGATCCACCCGTCCTCGACCACGCACCGGCAGCTGCCGGAGCACGAGAAGGCCGCCGCGCAGGTCGGGCCCGAGACCGTGCGGTTGTCGATCGGGCTGGAGAACGAGGCCGACCTGATCGCCGATCTCCAGCAGGCGCTGGATCGCCTCTAG